A single genomic interval of Bacteroidota bacterium harbors:
- a CDS encoding cation transporter, with product MSNQVIIKVDGMTCSNCARSVENAVADKGGSNIAVNLADKEVVFDNPNHIALAEITSEIERRGYTVIKDSIQDSASKKKA from the coding sequence ATGAGCAATCAAGTAATTATAAAAGTGGACGGTATGACATGCAGTAATTGTGCACGTTCAGTAGAAAATGCAGTTGCCGACAAAGGTGGAAGCAACATTGCAGTTAACCTTGCCGATAAAGAAGTGGTTTTTGACAACCCTAATCACATTGCCTTAGCTGAAATTACGTCTGAAATAGAAAGACGAGGCTATACTGTTATCAAAGACTCTATTCAAGATTCTGCAAGTAAAAAAAAAGCCTAA
- a CDS encoding ZIP family metal transporter, translating into MFEQIVNYLESVSPITAALYATLFTWFLTAVGAAFVFFFKEMNRKLFDVMLGFTGGVMVAASFWSLLVPAIDMSSGEKFMKVLPAAVGFSLGAGFIFILDKLLPHFHVESNATEGIKTSMKRTYLLVLAIVLHNIPEGLAVGVLFGGVGAGIPQASIAGAVVLALGIGFQNLPEGVAVAMPLRRLGMSRRKSFLYGQASALVEPVAGVLGAFAVSFFTPILPYALSFAAGAMIYVVVEEVIPETQQHNNTNIATLGFLGGFIVMMMLDVGLG; encoded by the coding sequence ATGTTTGAGCAGATTGTCAATTATTTGGAGAGTGTCAGCCCAATTACTGCTGCCTTATATGCTACTTTATTTACATGGTTCTTAACAGCAGTCGGAGCAGCCTTTGTATTCTTTTTCAAAGAAATGAACCGCAAGTTGTTTGATGTCATGCTGGGTTTTACAGGCGGAGTTATGGTGGCTGCAAGTTTTTGGAGTTTGTTGGTTCCTGCAATTGACATGAGTTCAGGTGAAAAATTTATGAAAGTATTGCCTGCTGCTGTAGGTTTTAGTCTTGGTGCGGGTTTTATCTTTATTTTGGATAAGTTGTTACCTCATTTCCATGTTGAGTCCAATGCAACAGAAGGCATTAAAACGAGCATGAAACGCACATATCTGCTTGTGCTTGCCATTGTGCTTCACAATATTCCTGAAGGTTTGGCGGTGGGAGTTTTATTTGGTGGAGTAGGGGCGGGAATTCCTCAAGCATCAATTGCCGGAGCAGTTGTGTTGGCGTTGGGTATTGGATTTCAAAATTTACCGGAAGGTGTTGCCGTTGCTATGCCTCTGAGAAGATTGGGAATGAGTCGCAGAAAAAGTTTTCTCTATGGTCAAGCATCCGCTTTGGTTGAACCTGTCGCAGGGGTCTTGGGTGCTTTTGCGGTTTCGTTTTTTACGCCTATTCTGCCTTATGCCCTGTCGTTTGCAGCAGGTGCCATGATCTATGTCGTTGTTGAAGAAGTAATCCCTGAAACACAACAGCATAACAATACCAATATTGCAACCCTCGGATTTTTGGGAGGATTTATTGTGATGATGATGTTAGATGTAGGATTAGGATAA
- a CDS encoding 4'-phosphopantetheinyl transferase superfamily protein, translating to MPLIFKSNNGKGNALGIWRMDEPFSFFLENLNETEVYEEKLRNKQLERLGTRHLLNVLANRNIHHKVHYDSYGKPHLADGSTFISFSHKRNHVAVIISNENALTGIDIEELGNLPVKLAPKFISENDKVPDSVFSQQERATLIWSAKETLYKVYGKKELDFKQHLTVCFDKENRLNGFVNKGSYSQEIKLAYEFVDGLTLVHTL from the coding sequence ATGCCTCTGATTTTTAAGTCTAACAATGGTAAAGGTAATGCGCTGGGAATCTGGCGTATGGACGAGCCTTTTTCCTTTTTTCTTGAAAATCTGAATGAAACAGAAGTATATGAAGAAAAATTAAGAAATAAACAGTTAGAGAGGTTAGGGACAAGGCATTTGCTGAATGTGTTGGCAAACCGGAATATACACCATAAAGTTCACTACGATTCTTATGGCAAACCGCATTTGGCAGATGGTTCGACTTTTATCTCATTCTCACACAAACGCAATCATGTAGCTGTAATAATTTCAAATGAAAATGCCTTGACGGGAATTGACATTGAAGAGCTTGGCAATTTGCCCGTAAAGCTTGCTCCGAAATTTATATCAGAAAATGACAAAGTACCGGATTCCGTTTTTTCTCAACAAGAAAGAGCTACCCTTATATGGTCTGCCAAAGAAACTCTATATAAGGTTTATGGTAAAAAGGAGTTAGATTTTAAACAGCATCTGACTGTGTGCTTTGACAAAGAAAACAGGCTGAATGGATTTGTGAATAAAGGAAGTTATTCCCAAGAAATTAAGTTAGCTTATGAATTTGTGGATGGGTTGACCCTTGTACACACCCTTTAA
- a CDS encoding gliding motility lipoprotein GldH, whose protein sequence is MRVYLIIFLASLAIVGCNSKVLINDKADLPESGWTYDNIPSFPFEIIDTSICYNVNVNLQITDDYLYRNIYLLVHLRDPDGIDVTNRVELDLATVDGKWTGSGSGNNKSYNLPISKDLCLKKTGRYVIGFEQNMRDTILQNVQYVGTSISKGNPVF, encoded by the coding sequence ATGAGGGTTTATTTAATCATCTTTCTTGCTTCTCTTGCAATTGTAGGTTGCAATTCCAAAGTTTTAATCAATGACAAGGCGGATTTGCCTGAATCAGGATGGACGTATGACAATATTCCTTCGTTTCCCTTTGAAATAATAGATACTTCGATTTGTTATAATGTGAACGTAAATCTTCAGATTACGGATGATTATCTTTACAGAAATATTTATTTGCTGGTGCACTTGCGTGACCCTGATGGAATAGATGTTACCAATAGGGTTGAGCTAGATTTAGCAACAGTTGATGGCAAGTGGACTGGCAGTGGTTCAGGAAATAATAAGTCCTATAATCTGCCCATAAGCAAGGATTTATGTCTCAAAAAAACCGGACGATATGTGATTGGATTTGAACAAAATATGCGAGATACAATACTGCAAAACGTTCAATATGTGGGCACCTCTATTTCGAAAGGGAATCCTGTTTTTTGA
- the lpxK gene encoding tetraacyldisaccharide 4'-kinase, with translation MGLRFLLLPLAWLFGVIAKLRWCLFDKGLLKRTKAPIPSVVVGNIRVGGTGKSPIVMLLAEQLLAKGIKPAILSRGYGRKSKGFLEVQPTMNASQGGDETLMIKRRFSNLNVFVCENRVQGIRKIKELYPHTSLVLLDDAFQHFRLKSDFYILLTEWAKPFYHDFPMPAGMLREFRSSAERADTVITTKTPKHTSVSSQSTHLSRIGNYTQAPHFFASILYQEPVNIGNKLSKDWESIANKGVILVTGISNPEPILDYLHEKKISVIHHKFNDHEPISQNRIDAISAQAKESGRIVLCTEKDAARVQVSSETELWYYLPIKIEIENVDDLLKLIENNLNFSHHK, from the coding sequence GTGGGATTAAGATTTCTTTTATTGCCTTTAGCATGGCTATTCGGGGTTATTGCAAAATTACGATGGTGCTTGTTTGATAAAGGCTTGTTAAAAAGGACAAAAGCGCCAATTCCTTCTGTTGTCGTGGGTAATATTAGGGTAGGAGGAACCGGGAAATCACCGATTGTGATGTTACTTGCAGAACAGTTGCTCGCAAAAGGAATCAAACCTGCCATTCTTTCCAGAGGTTACGGCAGAAAAAGCAAAGGTTTTTTGGAAGTACAACCTACCATGAATGCCTCGCAAGGAGGTGATGAAACTTTGATGATAAAAAGAAGGTTTTCTAATTTGAATGTGTTTGTTTGCGAAAATAGGGTGCAAGGAATTCGGAAAATCAAAGAACTTTATCCTCACACTTCTTTGGTGCTTTTGGATGATGCTTTTCAGCATTTTAGACTAAAATCAGACTTTTACATTTTGTTAACTGAATGGGCAAAACCATTTTATCATGATTTTCCAATGCCGGCAGGCATGTTAAGAGAATTCCGTTCTTCTGCCGAAAGAGCAGATACCGTGATTACAACCAAGACCCCAAAGCATACTTCAGTGTCTTCTCAATCAACCCATTTGTCCCGAATCGGGAATTATACACAAGCACCTCATTTTTTTGCATCCATCCTTTATCAAGAGCCTGTAAACATTGGAAACAAGCTAAGTAAAGATTGGGAAAGTATTGCCAACAAAGGTGTAATTTTGGTTACCGGCATAAGTAATCCGGAGCCCATATTAGATTATCTACATGAAAAAAAGATATCAGTCATTCATCACAAGTTTAATGACCATGAACCCATTAGCCAAAACAGAATTGACGCTATATCTGCGCAAGCAAAAGAAAGTGGAAGAATTGTTCTTTGTACAGAAAAAGATGCTGCCAGAGTTCAGGTTTCTTCAGAAACCGAATTGTGGTACTATCTGCCCATAAAAATAGAGATAGAAAATGTTGACGACTTGCTGAAATTGATAGAAAACAATCTTAATTTTTCGCATCACAAATAA